From a region of the Molothrus ater isolate BHLD 08-10-18 breed brown headed cowbird chromosome 27, BPBGC_Mater_1.1, whole genome shotgun sequence genome:
- the LOC118696579 gene encoding keratin, type I cytoskeletal 15-like, translating to MSCSIKRTSSTSYRSGGGGGGACGGSSGRSSSVSCRRYASSVIGGGSYGGGLSMGSMAGGFGGGFGGGFAGSCGPGGDLLLGGNEKVTMQNLNDRLASYLDKVRMLEEENAQLEHHIREWYRKQAPSVSKDYSSYYQTIEQLQNQIISATVDNNRMLLDIDNSKMTAEDFRMKYENELVIRQTVEADINGLRNLMDDLTLVRSSLESELESLKDELIALKRNHEEEMRQLQSQTGGDVSVEVNAAPGQDLTKILNDLRDEYEQIIEKNRREVEQWYEVKIQEVNQQVTSSSQDIQTSSHQLSELRREMQNLEIELQAQLSTKSSLENSLAETESRYGFLMQQIQVQVNSVEEELASIRCEMEAQSQEYKMLLGIKTRLEQEIQQYRALLNEGQQDLVTSQGAFQGGGKSSQSYSASFSHSQCGEMSGQSRVC from the exons ATGAGCTGCAGCATCAAGAGAACGTCCAGCACCTCGTACAGGAGCGGAGGAGGAGGTGGCGGTGCCTGCGGGGGCAGCAGCGGCCGCAGCTCCTCCGTGTCCTGCCGGCGCTACGCCTCCTCCGTCATCGGCGGGGGCAGCTACGGCGGCGGCCTCAGCATGGGCAGCATGGCCGGGGGCTTCGGCGGGGGCTTCGGCGGGGGCTTTGCGGGGAGCTGCGGCCCCGGGGGGGACCTGCTGCTCGGCGGCAATGAGAAGGTCACCATGCAGAACCTCAACGACCGCCTGGCCTCTTACCTGGACAAGGTGCGCATGCTGGAGGAAGAGAACGCTCAGCTTGAGCACCACATCCGCGAGTGGTACAGGAAACAAGCTCCCAGCGTTTCCAAGGACTACAGCTCCTACTACCAGACCATCGAACAACTCCAGAATCAG ATTATTTCTGCCACTGTGGACAATAACAGAATGCTTCTGGACATTGATAACAGCAAGATGACTGCTGAAGACTTCAGAATGAA gtATGAGAATGAGCTGGTCATCCGTCAGACCGTGGAGGCTGACATCAATGGCCTGAGAAATCTCATGGATGACCTGACTCTGGTTAGATCTTCCCTGGAATCTGAGCTGGAGTCCTTGAAGGATGAGCTGATTGCTCTCAAGAGAAACCATGAGGAG GAAATGAGGCAGCTCCAGTCCCAAACTGGTGGCGACGTGAGCGTGGAGGTCAATGCTGCCCCTGGACAAGACTTGACAAAGATCCTGAATGACCTGAGAGATGAATATGAGCAGATCATTGAGAAGAACCGCAGGGAGGTGGAGCAGTGGTATGAAGTCAAG ATCCAAGAAGTCAATCAGCAGGTCActtccagcagccaggacaTCCAGaccagcagccaccagctgaGCGAGCTGAGGCGCGAGATGCAGAACCTGGAGATCgaactgcaggcacagctcagcacg AAAAGCTCTCTGGAAAACTCCCTGGCAGAAACCGAGTCTCGCTACGGATTCTTGATGCAACAAATCCAGGTGCAGGTCAACTCCgtggaggaggagctggccaGCATCCGCTGTGAGATGGAGGCTCAGAGCCAGGAGTACAAGATGCTCCTGGGGATAAAAACCCGCCTGGAGCAGGAGATCCAGCAGTACCGGGCACTGCTGAATGAGGGGCAGCAGGATCTTGT tactTCCCAAGGAGCTTTCCAAGGAGGTGGAAAATCCTCCCAGTCATattctgcttccttctctcATTCCCAGTGTGGAGAAATGTCAG gGCAGTCAAGAGTGTGctag
- the LOC118696580 gene encoding keratin, type I cytoskeletal 15-like produces MSCSIKRTSSTSYRSGGGGGGACGGSSGRSSSVSCRRYASSVIGGGSYGGGLSMGSMAGGFGGGFGGGFAGSCGPGGDLLLGGNEKVTMQNLNDRLASYLDKVRMLEEENAQLEHHIREWYRKQAPSVSKDYSSYYQTIEQLQNQIISATVDNNRMILDIDNSKMTADDFRMKYENELVIRQTVEADINGLRNILDGLTSTRSSLECELESLRDELTALKRNHEEEMRQLQSQTGGDVSVEVNAAPGQDLTKILNDLRDEYEQIIARNRKEVEQWYEVKIQEVNQQVTSSSQDIQTSSHQLSELRREMQNLEIELQAQLSTKSSLENSLAETESRYGRMLQQIQAQVCSVEEELGSIRCEIEGQSQEYKMLLGIKMRLEQEIQQYRSLLQEGQQDLVSCQGALQGGGMSSHSSSSYCHGQSSDKAGQSRVC; encoded by the exons ATGAGCTGCAGCATCAAGAGAACGTCCAGCACCTCGTACAGGAGCGGAGGAGGAGGTGGCGGTGCCTGCGGGGGCAGCAGCGGCCGCAGCTCCTCCGTGTCCTGCCGGCGCTACGCCTCCTCCGTCATCGGCGGGGGCAGCTACGGCGGCGGCCTCAGCATGGGCAGCATGGCCGGGGGCTTCGGCGGGGGCTTCGGCGGGGGCTTTGCGGGGAGCTGCGGCCCCGGGGGGGACCTGCTGCTCGGCGGCAATGAGAAGGTCACCATGCAGAACCTCAACGACCGCCTGGCCTCTTACCTGGACAAGGTGCGCATGCTGGAGGAAGAGAACGCTCAGCTTGAGCACCACATCCGCGAGTGGTACAGGAAACAAGCTCCCAGCGTTTCCAAGGACTACAGCTCCTACTACCAGACCATCGAACAACTCCAGAATCAG ATTATTTCTGCCACTGTGGACAACAACAGGATGATTCTGGACATTGACAACAGCAAGATGACTGCTGATGACTTCAGAATGAA GTATGAGAATGAGCTGGTCATCCGTCAGACCGTGGAGGCTGACATCAATGGCCTGAGAAACATCCTGGATGGTCTCACTAGCACTCGGTCTTCCCTGGAATGTGAGCTGGAGTCCTTGAGGGATGAGCTGACTGCTCTCAAGAGAAACCATGAGGAG GAAATGAGGCAGCTCCAGTCCCAAACTGGTGGCGATGTGAGCGTGGAGGTCAATGCTGCCCCTGGACAAGACTTGACAAAGATCCTGAATGATCTGAGAGATGAATATGAGCAGATCATTGCAAGGAACCGCAAGGAAGTGGAGCAGTGGTATGAAGTCAAG ATCCAAGAAGTCAATCAGCAGGTCActtccagcagccaggacaTCCAGaccagcagccaccagctgaGCGAGCTGAGGCGCGAGATGCAGAACCTGGAGATCgaactgcaggcacagctcagcacg AAAAGCTCTCTGGAAAACTCCCTGGCAGAAACCGAGTCTCGCTACGGCCGCATGCTCCAACAAATCCAGGCGCAGGTCTGCTCcgtggaggaggagctgggcagcatCCGCTGTGAGATCGAGGGTCAGAGCCAGGAGTACAAGATGCTCCTGGGCATCAAGATGCGCCTGGAGCAGGAGATCCAGCAGTACCGGtcgctgctgcaggaggggcagcaggatcTTGT ATCATGTCAAGGAGCTCTCCAAGGAGGAGGTATGTCCTCCCACTCTTCTAGTTCTTACTGTCATGGTCAATCTAGTGACAAGGCAG GACAGTCAAGAGTGTGTTAA
- the LOC118696572 gene encoding keratin, type I cytoskeletal 17-like isoform X2 encodes MSCGTKSSSSTIRISSGGGGGGGGGGRCSGGGGGGGRSGGYSSMSSRKYTSSGGSGGFSGRSFGGGGSRSSYGGGFSSGSCGRISRSSYGGRMSGGSYGGGMSCGSMGGGLGSGGGGFGGMGGGYGGGGYSGGGFSGFGGSGGFGGGGSYGGGSFGGMGFGEDSGLLSTNEKLTMQNLNDRLASYMDKVRRLEEENSQLEQLIREWYKSQAPSQSKDYSQYYRTIEELQNQIVGANVDLNRMLLDMDNTRMTVDDFRLKYETEYTLHQSVASDINGLRPLLDQLTLSRSDLETQFESLKEELIFLKKNHEEEMRGLQGQTGGDVNVEVNATPGINLMEKLNEMRCEYERLIENNRKEVESWYETKMEEVNQQVHSSGQEIQSSNQQISELRREYQSLEIELQSQISMIDSLQSNLDDTERRYNMQLQQIQGMIGPLEEELASIRCEMESQNEEYKMLLGIKTRLEQEIQQYRALLEEGQQDLVIPAGGMGGGMGGGMGGGRIGGGGYSGGGRGGGGGMSGGYGGGMGGGSGGGGMGGGSGGMGGGSGGMGGGSGGGCIGGGGGGRTSGGISSSHSYSSSSQSQSCRSGGESQGYGRKSFD; translated from the exons ATGAGCTGTGGCACCAAATCTTCGAGCAGTACCATCAGAATTagcagtggaggaggaggaggtggtggtggtggtggaagATGCAGTGGTGGAGGTGGTGGAGGGGGTAGGTCTGGTGGATACTCCTCGATGTCCTCAAGAAAATACACCTCTTCTGGAGGCAGCGGGGGCTTTTCTGGGAGAAGCTTTGGTggaggaggctccaggagcagctaTGGGGGGGGCTTTAGCAgcggcagctgtggcaggaTCAGCCGCAGTAGCTATGGGGGGAGAATGAGTGGTGGTAGTTATGGAGGAGGAATGAGCTGTGGAAGCATGGGAGGAGGACTTGGATCAGGagggggtggttttgggggaaTGGGAGGTGGTTATGGAGGTGGTGGATACAGTGGAGGTGGATTTAGTGGCTTTGGGGGTAGTGGTGGctttggtggtggtggcagctaTGGAGGAGGCAGTTTTGGTGGCATGGGCTTTGGGGAGGATTCTGGCTTGCTCTCCACAAATGAGAAGCTGACCATGCAGAACCTCAACGATCGCCTGGCGTCCTACATGGATAAAGTGCGACGCTTGGAGGAGGAAAACTCCCAACTTGAGCAGCTGATCAGGGAGTGGTACAAAAGCCAAGCTCCCTCTCAGAGCAAGGATTACAGCCAATATTACAGGACAATTGAAGAGCTGCAAAACCAG ATTGTTGGTGCCAATGTGGACCTTAACAGGATGCTTCTTGACATGGACAACACCAGAATGACTGTGGATGACTTCAGACTGAA GTATGAGACTGAATACACCCTCCACCAGAGTGTGGCAAGTGATATCAATGGATTACGCCCACTTTTGGATCAACTGACTCTGTCCAGATCTGACTTGGAGACACAGTTTGAGTCCCTGAAGGAGGAACTGATCTTCCTGAAGAAGAACCATGAAGAG gaaatgaGAGGACTGCAAGGCCAGACTGGTGGAGATGTCAATGTGGAGGTCAATGCTACTCCTGGCATTAACTTAATGGAAAAATTGAATGAAATGCGCTGCGAGTACGAGAGGCTCATTGAGAACAACAGGAAGGAGGTGGAGAGCTGGTATGAAACCAAG ATGGAAGAAGTTAATCAGCAAGTCCACTCCAGTGGCCAGGAGATACAATCAAGCAACCAGCAGATCTCTGAGCTGAGGCGTGAATATCAGAGTCTGGAAATTGAGCTGCAGTCACAGATCAGCATG aTAGACTCTCTGCAGTCCAACCTGGATGACACAGAACGTCGTTACAacatgcagctgcagcagatccAGGGCATGATCGGGCccctggaggaggagctggccaGCATCCGCTGTGAGATGGAGAGCCAGAACGAGGAGTACAAGATGCTCCTGGGCATCAAGACCCGCCTGGAGCAGGAGATCCAGCAGtacagggcactgctggaggagggacagcaggatcTTGT AATCCCAGCAGGAGGCATGGGAGGAGGCATGGGAGGAGGCATGGGAGGTGGTAGAATTGGAGGTGGTGGCTAttctggaggaggaagaggaggaggtggtggcaTGAGTGGTGGATATGGAG GAGGAATGGGAGGAGGAAGTGGTGGAGGAGGAATGGGAGGAGGAAGTGGAGGAATGGGAGGAGGAAGTGGAGGAATGGGAGGTGGAAGCGGCGGTGGATGcattggaggaggaggaggaggaagaaccTCAGGAGGCATCAGCAGTTCCCACTCCTACTCTTCATCTTCCCAGTCCCAGTCCTGCAGGAGTGGCGGCGAAAGCCAAG GATATGGAAGAAAATCTTTTGACTAA
- the LOC118696572 gene encoding keratin, type I cytoskeletal 14-like isoform X1: MSCGTKSSSSTIRISSGGGGGGGGGGRCSGGGGGGGRSGGYSSMSSRKYTSSGGSGGFSGRSFGGGGSRSSYGGGFSSGSCGRISRSSYGGRMSGGSYGGGMSCGSMGGGLGSGGGGFGGMGGGYGGGGYSGGGFSGFGGSGGFGGGGSYGGGSFGGMGFGEDSGLLSTNEKLTMQNLNDRLASYMDKVRRLEEENSQLEQLIREWYKSQAPSQSKDYSQYYRTIEELQNQIVGANVDLNRMLLDMDNTRMTVDDFRLKYETEYTLHQSVASDINGLRPLLDQLTLSRSDLETQFESLKEELIFLKKNHEEEMRGLQGQTGGDVNVEVNATPGINLMEKLNEMRCEYERLIENNRKEVESWYETKMEEVNQQVHSSGQEIQSSNQQISELRREYQSLEIELQSQISMIDSLQSNLDDTERRYNMQLQQIQGMIGPLEEELASIRCEMESQNEEYKMLLGIKTRLEQEIQQYRALLEEGQQDLVIPAGGMGGGMGGGMGGGRIGGGGYSGGGRGGGGGMSGGYGGGGSGMGGGIGGGSCGGGMGGGSGGGGMGGGSGGMGGGSGGMGGGSGGGCIGGGGGGRTSGGISSSHSYSSSSQSQSCRSGGESQGYGRKSFD, translated from the exons ATGAGCTGTGGCACCAAATCTTCGAGCAGTACCATCAGAATTagcagtggaggaggaggaggtggtggtggtggtggaagATGCAGTGGTGGAGGTGGTGGAGGGGGTAGGTCTGGTGGATACTCCTCGATGTCCTCAAGAAAATACACCTCTTCTGGAGGCAGCGGGGGCTTTTCTGGGAGAAGCTTTGGTggaggaggctccaggagcagctaTGGGGGGGGCTTTAGCAgcggcagctgtggcaggaTCAGCCGCAGTAGCTATGGGGGGAGAATGAGTGGTGGTAGTTATGGAGGAGGAATGAGCTGTGGAAGCATGGGAGGAGGACTTGGATCAGGagggggtggttttgggggaaTGGGAGGTGGTTATGGAGGTGGTGGATACAGTGGAGGTGGATTTAGTGGCTTTGGGGGTAGTGGTGGctttggtggtggtggcagctaTGGAGGAGGCAGTTTTGGTGGCATGGGCTTTGGGGAGGATTCTGGCTTGCTCTCCACAAATGAGAAGCTGACCATGCAGAACCTCAACGATCGCCTGGCGTCCTACATGGATAAAGTGCGACGCTTGGAGGAGGAAAACTCCCAACTTGAGCAGCTGATCAGGGAGTGGTACAAAAGCCAAGCTCCCTCTCAGAGCAAGGATTACAGCCAATATTACAGGACAATTGAAGAGCTGCAAAACCAG ATTGTTGGTGCCAATGTGGACCTTAACAGGATGCTTCTTGACATGGACAACACCAGAATGACTGTGGATGACTTCAGACTGAA GTATGAGACTGAATACACCCTCCACCAGAGTGTGGCAAGTGATATCAATGGATTACGCCCACTTTTGGATCAACTGACTCTGTCCAGATCTGACTTGGAGACACAGTTTGAGTCCCTGAAGGAGGAACTGATCTTCCTGAAGAAGAACCATGAAGAG gaaatgaGAGGACTGCAAGGCCAGACTGGTGGAGATGTCAATGTGGAGGTCAATGCTACTCCTGGCATTAACTTAATGGAAAAATTGAATGAAATGCGCTGCGAGTACGAGAGGCTCATTGAGAACAACAGGAAGGAGGTGGAGAGCTGGTATGAAACCAAG ATGGAAGAAGTTAATCAGCAAGTCCACTCCAGTGGCCAGGAGATACAATCAAGCAACCAGCAGATCTCTGAGCTGAGGCGTGAATATCAGAGTCTGGAAATTGAGCTGCAGTCACAGATCAGCATG aTAGACTCTCTGCAGTCCAACCTGGATGACACAGAACGTCGTTACAacatgcagctgcagcagatccAGGGCATGATCGGGCccctggaggaggagctggccaGCATCCGCTGTGAGATGGAGAGCCAGAACGAGGAGTACAAGATGCTCCTGGGCATCAAGACCCGCCTGGAGCAGGAGATCCAGCAGtacagggcactgctggaggagggacagcaggatcTTGT AATCCCAGCAGGAGGCATGGGAGGAGGCATGGGAGGAGGCATGGGAGGTGGTAGAATTGGAGGTGGTGGCTAttctggaggaggaagaggaggaggtggtggcaTGAGTGGTGGATATGGAGGTGGTGGCAGCGGAATGGGAGGAGGAATAGGAGGAGGAAGTTGTGGAGGAGGAATGGGAGGAGGAAGTGGTGGAGGAGGAATGGGAGGAGGAAGTGGAGGAATGGGAGGAGGAAGTGGAGGAATGGGAGGTGGAAGCGGCGGTGGATGcattggaggaggaggaggaggaagaaccTCAGGAGGCATCAGCAGTTCCCACTCCTACTCTTCATCTTCCCAGTCCCAGTCCTGCAGGAGTGGCGGCGAAAGCCAAG GATATGGAAGAAAATCTTTTGACTAA
- the LOC118696573 gene encoding keratin, type I cytoskeletal 15-like, giving the protein MSCGSKQPLKSCLRGSSGGGGGGGSCHSSASSRTVTSSTSGGGRFSGGGSSRSSCGGGSGYGRRSSYGGGMSSSSCAGRLGGACYGGGMGHSSMGTGFRSGSGFGGFAGGGAAFSGGSFGSGGFQGGNVGILSYDEKLTMQSLNERLASYMETVRNLEKENAHLEQLIREWYQKQGPIGPKDYSHYYEKIEELQKQIVAAAVETHKVLLDLDNTKMTAEDFRIKYEMESGLRQNVEGDLNSLRPLLDNLTLAKSDLEMQFESLKEEIIDLKKNHEEEMKLLQSQSNGDVNVQINTAPGEDLLKKLNEMRQEYEAIIQKNRAEVEKWYESKMEEVSQQVHSSSQEIESSNQQISVLRREFQSLEIELQSQISQIDSLQSNLDDTERRYNMQLQQIQGMIGPLEEELASIRCEMESQNEEYKMLLGIKTRLEQEIQQYRALLQEGQQGISTSQGGAGGGSSGGGGHGGSSGGRSCWSSGGGSSGGKTGGSYGRSSSSESGGGGSRGGSSGGGTCGKTSGGGGGSGGGGGGKSCLSRSSSSQSQPGDSCESPGSVENMKLCLEGNKTLERGATMEEVSEAIKQMRRGSFRKVEE; this is encoded by the exons ATGAGCTGTGGCTCCAAGCAGCCCCTGAAGAGCTGCCTGCGGGGGAGCAGCGGTGGAGGGGGCGGAGGGGGCAGCTGTCATTCCTCGGCCTCCTCGAGGACAGTCACCTCCAGCACCAGTGGTGGTGGCAGGTTTTCTGGTGGAGgaagctccaggagcagctgtggtggaGGAAGTGGCTATGGCAGGCGCAGTAGCTATGGAGGAggaatgagcagcagcagctgtgcagggagacTGGGGGGTGCCTGCTATGGAGGGGGAATGGGCCACAGCAGCATGGGAACGGGCTTCAGGTCTGGGAGTGGCTTTGGGGGCTTTGCTGGAGGTGGGGCTGCTTTCAGTGGGGGCAGCTTTGGCAGTGGTGGCTTTCAGGGAGGGAATGTGGGAATTCTCTCCTACGATGAGAAGCTGACCATGCAGAGCCTTAATGAACGCCTGGCTTCCTACATGGAGACAGTCAGGaacttggaaaaggaaaatgctcaCCTTGAACAGTTAATCAGGGAGTGGTACCAGAAGCAAGGTCCTATTGGCCCAAAGGACTACAGCCACTATTATGAAAAAATTGAAGAACTTCAAAAGCAG attgtggctgcagctgtggaaaCCCACAAGGTGCTTTTGGACCTGGATAACACAAAGATGACTGCAGAAGACTTTAGAATAAA gtaCGAGATGGAGAGCGGGCTCCGGCAGAACGTGGAGGGCGACCTCAACAGCCTGAGGCCCCTGCTGGACAACCTGACCCTGGCCAAGTCCGACCTGGAAATGCAGTTTGAGTCTCTGAAGGAGGAGATCATCGACCTCAAGAAGAACCACGAGGAG GAAATGAAACTGCTGCAATCCCAGTCCAATGGGGATGTGAATGTGCAGATAAACACTGCTCCAGGAGAGGATCTGCTGAAAAAACTGAATGAGATGAGGCAAGAATATGAAGCTATAATTCAGAAAAACCGTGCAGAGGTTGAGAAGTGGTATGAAAGCAAG ATGGAAGAAGTGAGTCAACAAGTCCACTCAAGTAGCCAGGAAATAGAATCAAGCAACCAACAGATCTCTGTGCTGAGACGTGAATTTCAGAGCCTGGAAATTGAGCTGCAGTCGCAGATCAGTCAG aTAGACTCTCTGCAGTCCAACCTGGATGACACAGAACGTCGTTACAacatgcagctgcagcagatccAGGGCATGATCGGGCccctggaggaggagctggccaGCATCCGCTGTGAGATGGAGAGCCAGAACGAGGAGTACAAGATGCTCCTGGGCATCAAGACCCGCCTGGAGCAGGAGATCCAGCAGtacagggcactgctgcaggaggggcagcagggcatTAG CACTTcacagggaggagctggtggTGGATCTTCAGGAGGAGGAG GTCACGGAGGAAGTAGTGGAGGAAGAAGCTGTTGGTCCTCAGGTGGAGGAAGCAGTGGAGGAAAAACAGGAGGATCCTATGGAAGATCTTCCTCTTCTGAAAGCGGAGGAGGAGGGAGTAGAGGAGGAAGTTCAGGAGGTGGAACCTGTGGTAAAACTTCAGGtggaggaggtggcagtggaggaggaggagggggtaAATCCTGCCTCTCCCGCTCTTCATCttcccagtcccagcctggCGACTCTTGTGAAAGCCCAg GAAGTGTTGAAAACATGAAGCTCTGCctggaaggaaataaaacattggAGAGAGGAGCAACCATGGAGGAAGTGTCTGAAGCCATAAAACAGATGAGACGGG GGAGTTTTAGAAAGGTTGAGGAGTGA